One stretch of Rosistilla oblonga DNA includes these proteins:
- a CDS encoding type VI secretion system Vgr family protein: MPFDSPLTPVQTRIHLHSSLGVDRFRLTEIRGRERISGLYSFRLKLRTHRHDPVTLDQFTGLAAMASFQLPDPHWLSVVAADGAPATRDFCGILSHVSYDHSDDRDRYFTAILRPRLWQLGLNRRFRMFSQQTTRTIVSTVLGSMNVQWRLANDTKLHNYCVQYGESDFAFVSRLLEADGLFYFFEHQYKGQAVDPKERTERLVITDSIDAANSPPPSSSGDSASEASSDTSAPATPIYRFDNVGGGVRDSMRVRRWVATRQLVPETSRSLDRHFQRPSSLADSSHTIDGATASDASTWMCYPSGIAPRVDNITPSGDDRDQLKDLDPWAESDAKIRAARLHYQVDRFRGAGDIATMSPGKKFQLVRDRVPDSSEYYLTQVEHLVRLATGQHSGPHSAELTYKNRFRCSSVAVPYRPALKTAKPRIDGVVPATVVADNSQKDDQVCVDKYGRVKVVFPWQTGTSDPSCWVRVGQFWAGPRWGAFFWPRVDHEVIVAFEHGDPDRPIIVGSVYNANNMPPLTLPSLKLSCGIHSCSHKGNPVNNTSTVVFHDKQGAEYLELHSETYHSISSETTEVKWSAGKEIQFKGHHWLFDAIGGSGGGGNNMSGDDDGADAVFKDSGGDSDSGFSATEMLQSIFMADDKGEIDFTVGDSFSKTFGGSYASKYGCNISMVCDPMDFFEFLADKIGERAPTAGMLLNPLLPLLFGAGGQGLTTFGGKSNLHYGTAVESHRGYKITKMLPTPKEPAVRFSKGNETPVDAPATTACEIAVALLLIMDLLVMLLTKAAVSHQGSHWQGFVKFSEIWTFNLLPRLQGLLIFVESTEAKVDDASSSVQDSVDDSQRAVERSARVLETTDSSSTESNEAAGGEIENAESSVVNSERKLERVVSDDEDDDDEEDGGASDGGESDGG, encoded by the coding sequence ATGCCCTTCGATTCGCCGCTCACTCCAGTGCAGACTCGCATCCATCTGCACTCTAGCCTCGGAGTGGACCGATTTCGCTTGACCGAAATTCGCGGTCGCGAGCGGATCAGTGGGCTCTACAGTTTCCGGCTGAAACTGCGTACGCATCGCCACGACCCGGTGACGTTAGACCAATTCACCGGGCTGGCTGCGATGGCCAGTTTCCAGTTGCCCGATCCTCACTGGTTGTCGGTCGTCGCCGCCGACGGTGCCCCCGCAACACGCGACTTCTGCGGGATCCTGTCGCACGTCTCCTACGACCACAGCGACGATCGCGACCGCTACTTCACAGCGATCCTTCGTCCGCGACTGTGGCAACTGGGACTCAACCGTCGCTTCCGGATGTTCAGCCAACAGACGACTCGCACAATCGTCAGCACGGTCCTGGGCAGCATGAACGTTCAGTGGCGATTGGCGAACGACACCAAGCTGCACAATTACTGCGTGCAGTACGGCGAAAGCGATTTTGCTTTCGTCAGCCGCTTGCTCGAAGCGGACGGCTTGTTCTACTTCTTCGAACACCAATACAAAGGTCAAGCTGTCGATCCCAAAGAGCGTACCGAACGCCTGGTGATCACCGACAGCATCGACGCAGCCAATTCGCCGCCGCCTTCCTCCTCTGGCGATTCCGCGAGCGAAGCATCATCGGACACGTCGGCCCCGGCCACTCCCATCTACCGATTCGACAACGTCGGTGGAGGTGTTCGCGATTCGATGCGGGTGCGGCGTTGGGTCGCCACGCGTCAGTTGGTTCCCGAGACAAGCCGTTCGTTGGACCGACACTTCCAACGCCCCAGTTCGCTGGCCGACAGCTCTCATACGATCGACGGCGCGACGGCCTCGGACGCGAGCACTTGGATGTGTTATCCATCGGGCATCGCCCCTCGAGTCGACAACATCACTCCATCTGGTGACGACCGCGATCAATTAAAGGATCTCGACCCGTGGGCCGAATCGGATGCCAAGATTCGTGCGGCGCGACTGCACTACCAGGTCGATCGGTTCCGCGGCGCGGGCGATATCGCGACGATGAGCCCGGGCAAGAAGTTTCAACTGGTACGCGATCGAGTTCCCGATTCGAGCGAGTATTACTTGACGCAAGTCGAACATCTGGTGCGGTTGGCGACGGGACAACACAGTGGTCCCCACAGTGCCGAATTGACCTATAAGAACCGCTTCCGCTGCAGTTCGGTTGCGGTTCCCTACCGTCCGGCGCTGAAGACCGCTAAACCGAGGATCGACGGTGTGGTTCCGGCGACGGTTGTCGCTGACAATTCGCAAAAAGACGATCAGGTTTGCGTCGACAAATATGGCCGCGTGAAGGTTGTCTTCCCCTGGCAAACCGGCACATCGGATCCGAGTTGTTGGGTACGTGTCGGCCAATTTTGGGCCGGGCCGCGTTGGGGTGCATTTTTCTGGCCGCGAGTGGATCATGAAGTGATCGTCGCTTTTGAGCATGGCGATCCCGATCGGCCGATCATCGTAGGGAGCGTCTACAACGCCAACAACATGCCGCCGCTAACGCTCCCTTCGCTGAAGCTCTCGTGCGGCATTCACTCCTGTTCGCACAAGGGAAACCCGGTCAACAACACCAGCACCGTCGTATTCCATGACAAACAGGGAGCCGAATATTTGGAACTGCATTCGGAGACCTATCACAGCATCAGCAGCGAGACGACCGAAGTGAAATGGTCGGCGGGCAAGGAGATCCAATTCAAGGGACACCATTGGTTGTTCGACGCGATCGGCGGCAGCGGCGGCGGCGGCAACAACATGAGTGGCGATGACGACGGAGCCGATGCGGTATTTAAGGACAGTGGTGGAGATTCGGACTCGGGGTTCAGCGCTACCGAGATGCTCCAGAGCATTTTCATGGCCGACGATAAGGGCGAGATCGACTTTACCGTGGGCGATTCGTTTTCGAAGACCTTTGGCGGATCTTACGCGAGCAAATATGGTTGCAACATTTCGATGGTCTGCGACCCCATGGATTTCTTCGAGTTCCTGGCCGACAAGATTGGTGAGCGTGCTCCCACCGCTGGCATGCTTCTCAACCCTCTGCTCCCTCTGCTGTTTGGTGCTGGAGGACAGGGGCTGACGACATTTGGAGGCAAAAGCAATCTGCATTACGGTACGGCTGTCGAATCTCATCGCGGATACAAAATCACCAAGATGCTACCGACTCCGAAGGAACCTGCAGTGAGGTTTTCCAAAGGAAATGAAACACCCGTCGACGCTCCTGCAACGACAGCATGTGAAATCGCCGTAGCGTTGCTGTTGATCATGGACCTGTTGGTAATGTTGTTAACCAAAGCGGCTGTCTCCCACCAGGGAAGTCACTGGCAAGGGTTCGTCAAGTTCAGCGAGATCTGGACGTTTAATCTCCTGCCACGATTGCAGGGCCTGCTGATCTTTGTCGAATCGACC